In Nostoc sp. TCL26-01, one genomic interval encodes:
- a CDS encoding ribbon-helix-helix domain-containing protein: protein MKPKTTETEEVEQPRSKTEVPPSRVGKRAIAGHFDPAVSKQLKQLALEEDSTVQRLLEEALNDLFSKYGKPPIA from the coding sequence GTGAAACCTAAAACCACTGAAACTGAAGAGGTGGAGCAACCCCGTAGTAAAACTGAAGTGCCGCCGAGCCGAGTGGGTAAAAGAGCGATCGCTGGTCATTTTGATCCTGCTGTTAGTAAACAGTTAAAACAACTAGCACTGGAGGAGGACAGTACAGTACAAAGATTGTTAGAGGAGGCGTTAAACGATTTATTCTCAAAGTATGGGAAGCCGCCCATTGCTTAA
- the parA gene encoding ParA family partition ATPase, which produces MKVVSVISRKGGVGKTSISISVATAASLKKKEVALVDLDPQCSAAKWGDSREAEYPTVISCQAPRLENVLEAAKENDVDLVVIDSAPHSESATLSAIRAADLILIPCQPSILDLRAIADTIDLVNLAKKTATVVLNAVPTRGSLGDEAAEAIKEYKIPVAPVRIFERTAFVRCLSAGLSVTEYEPKGKASEEIWQLYKWICRQVKL; this is translated from the coding sequence ATGAAAGTCGTATCAGTCATATCACGAAAAGGTGGTGTGGGCAAAACCTCAATAAGTATTAGTGTTGCTACTGCTGCGTCCCTAAAAAAGAAAGAAGTAGCCCTGGTTGACTTAGATCCCCAATGTTCAGCTGCGAAGTGGGGAGATTCGCGTGAGGCAGAATATCCGACAGTAATCTCATGTCAAGCACCGCGATTGGAAAATGTTCTGGAAGCAGCAAAGGAAAATGATGTGGATTTGGTGGTAATAGATTCTGCCCCGCACAGTGAATCAGCTACCCTCTCAGCTATACGTGCAGCAGATTTAATTCTCATACCCTGTCAACCTTCGATTTTAGATTTAAGGGCGATCGCTGACACCATTGATTTAGTAAATTTAGCCAAGAAAACTGCAACAGTGGTTTTGAACGCTGTCCCTACTCGCGGGTCGTTGGGTGATGAAGCGGCAGAGGCGATTAAGGAGTATAAAATTCCTGTCGCACCTGTCAGAATTTTTGAAAGAACAGCCTTTGTTCGCTGTCTGTCCGCAGGGCTTTCTGTGACGGAATATGAGCCGAAGGGCAAGGCCTCCGAGGAGATTTGGCAACTCTATAAATGGATTTGTAGACAAGTTAAACTGTAG
- a CDS encoding group II intron maturase-specific domain-containing protein yields the protein MPTEYSTRPLGEEGLANYVQRLRGHLSLTQKELRVIKKLNPIIRGQANYFRVGVASKIFNSLDHWLYEKQKKYAKRTHRNKSDSWRKAKYWGNLNLDRPFDRWVFGNKQTGA from the coding sequence ATGCCAACAGAATATTCGACGCGGCCCTTGGGGGAAGAAGGGCTTGCTAATTACGTCCAGAGATTGCGAGGTCATCTTTCTTTAACCCAAAAAGAGTTGAGAGTCATTAAAAAGCTTAATCCGATTATTCGGGGACAAGCGAATTACTTCCGAGTTGGGGTAGCCTCAAAAATTTTCAATTCTCTTGACCATTGGTTATATGAGAAACAGAAAAAGTATGCCAAACGCACTCATCGAAATAAATCTGATAGCTGGCGTAAGGCTAAATACTGGGGAAATCTAAATCTTGATAGACCATTTGACCGATGGGTTTTTGGTAATAAACAAACCGGAGCCTAG